Genomic segment of Thermodesulfobacteriota bacterium:
GCCTCCACCGCCTCTTCCGGGGTCTGTCGGCTCCGGCTGTACTCCGCGTGGAACATGGCGATCGCCATCAGGAGGAGGAGGATTCCCCCGCCCACCCGGAACGACGCAAGGGTGATGCCGAACAGGCGCAGGACGGCATCGCCGAAGACGCAGGATCCCGCAAGGACCGCCGCCGTCGTTACCGCCGCGACGGACGCGGTCCGGTACCGCTCCCTGCGCCCCTGCTGATCGGTCATTCCGATGAAGATCGGGACGGCGCCGATCGGATCGACGATCGCGAGGAGGGCCGTGAAGATCTTCAGGTACGTCGTCCACGGAAGCATGCTTAATTATAACTCCGGGCCGTTCTCTCCCTTAGGGGCCCTTGATCGCGAGGAAGGTCTCGATGCAGGCGGCGGCGATCAGCAGCGGGAACACGATGGCGAAATACCTCTCGACGGCGTGCCGCATCTGCTCTCCCAGCGTGGGAGCCTCCCTGCCCCGGAACCGCCGGACCGCCCCGATCCCGAGCCACAGGCCGAAGGCCGCGGTGACGAGCAGCGCGGGGACCTCGAAGATCGCGGGGGGAAGCAGCCGCTGCGCCGCCTGCGCATGCCCCATCGTCCCGGCGAGGAGACGGTAGACCAGCCCGAGGAGGAAGCCGTTGAACGCCACGGAAAGCACCGGGACGACCCCCGCGAGGAGCCCGAAGATCAGCAGCAGCAGGGAGGCGAAGACGTTGTTCGCGAGGACCAGCAGGAACAGCGAGCCGCCGGCCATGTCGCGGTACGGCCCGCTCAGGTCGCCGAGCGCCTTCCCCAGCGCCTCCAGCTCCGCGATCCGCACGATGTAGCCCGCGGGGAGCGCCGCCGCGAACAGCGCCGCCAGGACCGTCAGGCAGCGACGGACGGTCCGATCGGGGATAAGCCGCTCGGTGAAATGCCGGAGGGACATGGCTCCCAACAATACCGGAGTCAGCGGAAAATGAGAACGGAAAGAAGGGCGCCCGCGAGCACAACGTAGAGGATCCCCGCTTTCCGGAAGAGCGCGACAAGCGCGGCGGCGGCGAACAGCGCCTTGACGGCGTCCCAGGGGACGGCCCATGCGAACCGGACCGTCATGTAGAAAAGCAGCCCCACGAAGGAGCCGAGGATCCCGCGCGTCGCCCCGGCGTAATGCCGCGACCGCTTCATCCGTTCCAGGAAGGGAACCGCCGCGGCCAGGACGATGAACGAGGGGGTGAAGATCGCCGCGGTGGCCGCCACGGCTCCCGGAACCCCGCGCACCATGTATCCGACGAAAGTGGATGTGATGACGATCGGCCCCGGCGTGACCTGCCCGAGGGCGATCCCGTCCATGAACGTCGGGCCGCTCATCCATCCTCTCACGTTCACGATCTCGTGGAACATGAGCGGAAGGGCCGCGAACCCTCCCCCGAACGCGAAGAGGTCGATCCGCAGCATGAGCGCCGCCAGGGAGAAGAGCTTTCCGTCCAGGAATCGCAGGGCGGCGACCCCCGCAAGGACGAGGGCGGCGAAGAGGAAGAGCGCGCGCGGCACCCGCTCCGCCTCCCCTCCCGCGCCGGACGGCGAAACCGCAGGCGACCCGCGGAACGCGACGATCCCGACGATCCCCGCCCCGATGACGACCAGGAAGGGGCTGACCCCCGCGGCGAAGCAGGCGGCGGAAGCGGGGGCGAACAGCAGGTCCCACGGCCTCTTCGCGATGTCCCGCCCGAAGACGAACGTCGCGTGGGCCAGGATCGCCACCACCAGCACCTGGAGCCCCCGGAACAGGGAGACCGCCACAGGCATTTCCCGCGAGCCGGTGTAGAACGCGGAGAGCGTGAGCATCAGCAGGAAGGCCGGCGTCCCGAACCCGATGTACGAGGCCGCCGCGCCCCGCAGCCCTCCCGCCCGCAGGCCGACGTACGCCGACATCTGCATCGCCGTGGCGCCGGGCACGGACTGGCAGAGCGCGACGCCGTCGCGGAACGATTCCTCGGACAGCCAACGATTGCGCCGCAAGGAAAGGTCCTTGATGTGCGCGATCATGGCCGGGCCGCCGAACGACGTCGTTCCCAGCACGAGGAACGACAGGAACAGCCGCAGGGCGGGTACGCGATCGGACGGGGCGGACATGGCTAATAAGGTTACCCGATGGTCCGGATTTTCCCATTTTTTTTTGCGCCGCCGCATTTTTCCCGTTGATCGCGGAATGAATCCATTTCATACTCAGATGAATAAGTACAGGGAAATCCTGCATTTCCGGGGAAGGGGGGCGGCCGAATGGGGAAGGTCTACAGGGTATACCGGATCGATCAACAGACGGAAGCCAGGATCCCGATCGGAACGATCCAGGAGCGAAGGAACCGGTCCCGCAACGCCTCGAACATCACAGGACTCATGAAGCTCGCCGGGCAGGTATACTCCATGTCCCCCGAGGACCAGGCCCGGATCATTCTGGAAGAAGAGGTCTTCGCTTAAAAACGAAGCGCCGTCAGACGGCGACCCGCACCGGCACCGGCGAGAGGATCCGCGCCGCGTCCCGCGGATCCATCCCCACGAGAAATCCTTTCCGTCCCCCGTTGATGTAGATCTTCTCCAGTTCGAGGATGGTTTCCTCCATGTAGACCGGCATGGGATGCCGGACGCCGAACGGCGAGGTCCCGCCGACCATGTATCCCGAATGCCGGTTCGCCGATTCGGGCGCGCAAGGGGCGACGGACCGGGCGCCGATCGCGCGTGCGAGCTTCTGCGTGGACACCTGCCGGTCCCCGTGCATCAGGACGACCAGCGGCTTTTTCCGGTCGTCCTCCATCACGAGCGTCTTGATCACGGCATGCTCGTCGACGCCCAGCTCCCGCGCGCAGACCGCCGTCCCGCCCTTCTCCTCGTAGGCGTACGGGTGCTCCGTGTAGGCGACTCCCGCCGCCCGCAGGACGCGGATCGCCGCCGTGACGGGCATCTTCTCCCTGCTCATCGGACGCCTCCCCGCCGTTCGCCGTTGACCGTCGTCGCATCGCGGAATAAGTTAGTCGGAACAAAAACGGAAGGCAAGGGAGCCGATGGCCACTCTGAAAGGAAAGACGCTGTTCATCACCGGCGCGAGCCGTGGGATCGGCAAGGAAATCGCTCTAAGGGCGGCGGAAGACGGGGCGAACATCATCCTGGCGGCGAAGACGGACGAGCCCTCTCCGAAGCTGCCCGGGACGATCTTCACCGCCGCGCGGGAGATCGAGGAGGCCGGCGGGAAGGCGCTTCCGCTGAAGGTCGACATCCGCTTCGAGGAGCAGATCGCCGCGGCGGCCGCGAAGGGCGCGGAGAAGTTCGGCGGGATCGACATCCTCGTGAACAACGCCAGCGCGATCTCCCTCACGGGGACGCGGGAAACCCCGATGAAGCGGTTCGACCTGATGTTCGGGGTGAACGTGCGCGGGACCTTCGCCGCCTCGCAGGCGCTGCTCCCCTTCCTCCTGCGGGGCGTCGACCCGCACATCCTCAACCTGAGCCCGCCGCCCTCCCTCGACCCGAAGTGGTACCGGAACCACTGCGCCTATACGATGTCGAAGATGGGGATGTCGCTCTGCGTTCTCGGGATGGCCGAAGAGTTCCGGGAGGCGGGAGTGGCGGTGAACGCCCTCTGGCCGAAGACGGCGATCGCCACGGCGGCGCTCGCCATGATCCCGGGGCTGGAGACGCGCAACTGCCGGACGCCCCGGATCGTCGCCGATGCGGCCCACGCGATCCTCACGCGGGACTGCCGCTCCTGCACGGGCAATTTCTTCATCGACGAGGAGCTGCTCGCGGCGGAAGGCGTGACCGATTTCTCGCGATACGCCGTGGAGCCGGGACAGCCGCTGCTCCCCGATTTCTTCCTCGGCTAGTCCTTTTGGGGTCTTACTCGGGCTTCCCGTCCCTCCGGCGGATGAATTCGCCGAGCGCCCGGTCCGATCTCCCGATGTGGTTCACCAGCCAGGCGCCGAGGAAACGCCCCAGGCGGTCGGCGTTCTCCGGGTTGGAGCCCGTAGCGTCGAATTCGTCGCGGAGGTCGTAGAACTTTTCGATGAACGAGACGTGCTCGTTCTTGTGCTGCAGGTAGCCGGGATAGGAGTAGCGCCGCATGTAGAGCTCCTCCAGCCCGAAATGGTTCACCACGTAATCCTCGAGGAAGCCCAGCACCCAGGGGGCCTCCGACGGCGACGCCGCCTCCGCGCCGCGCAACAGCGTGTTGAAGACCCGGAAGATCTCCCGGTGCTGGGAGTCGATCGTCTCCACACCGACCGAAAGATCCTCCGTCCAGTCGTACATGGCCGCTCCTTATTCCCCGGCCGCGGGGGCGGCGCGATACCCTTCCGCCTCCACGGCTTTCGCCATGGCTTCCGCCGTCGCCCTTGCCGGGTCGTATTCGACGCCCGCCCGCGGCGGATCGAGCGTCACATCGGCCCGCCCCACCCCGGGAACCGCCTCGAGCGCTTTCTTCACCGCCGCCGCACAGTGCCGGCACGTCATCCCGCCGATCTCCAACGTCAGCCGCTCCAAGTTCCCGTACCTCCGACCGGTTTTTACCCATTATAACCCCGCGCGCATCTGTCCGCTCCCCGCCGTCGCCCGGGCGCGGTAGAATCGAAACAGGAGGCCGCGCCCCGATGCATCGGATCAGGAAGGAGTCATTGGAACGGTATCTCTCCGAACGGTTCGGCGGGGAGGCCCGCGTCACGGCGATCGTCCCCCTGGGGGAGCAGCCGGCGGGAGCGGCCAAGGAATACGGGTACGGCAAGCCGGTGAAGGTCGAATTCACCGTGGGAGGCGCCCCGCGCGCCGCCGTCCTCGCGACGACCAGCCCCGGCCCCTTCGGCCACGAGCACATGTCGGACCGCGCCCAGATGCTTCTCTGGGACTACGGCGCGTACAACTCCCTCCCGCGCCACGCGCGGGCCCTCGACGTCGGGACGCTGGACGGAGACGGGAAGATGCGGTCCGTCCGCGGCGCCGAGGAGTTCTTCCTGCTGGTCGAGCACGCGGAAGGCACGGGCTACATCCACGACGTCGCGCGGCTCCAGGGCGGCGCCGAGTTCCGGGAGCTGGACCGGGACCGGGCGGACGCGCTGTGCGACTACCTCTCGGAGATCCACGCGGTGAAGGGAGAGGACCCCGGCCTGTACGTCCGCCGGATCCGCGAGCTGGTCGGCCACGGCGAGTGCATCATGGGACTGGCCGACAGCTACCCGCCGCGCCACGGCTTCATCACCCCCGCCCTCCTCGAGGAGATCGAGCGGCGCTGCGTCGCCTGGCGGTGGCGACTGAAGGGGCTCTCCCACCGGCTCCGGCAGGTCCACGGCGACTTCCACCCCTTCAACATCCTCTTCCGCGACGGGACCGACTTCACCGTGCTCGACCGTTCGCGGGGGGAATGGGGGGAGCCGGCGGACGACGTCACCGCGCTCACGGGCAATTACCTGTTCGCCTCGCTGCAGGCGCACGGACGGCTCGCGGGCCCCTTCGAATCGATGTTCCTCCGTTTCTGGGACCGCTACGTCTGCCGCACCGGCGACGAGGAGGTGCTCGAGGCGGCGCCCCCCTTCTTCGCGTTCCGCTGCCTCGTGATGGCGTCCCCCGTCTGGTACCCCTCCCTCGACGAGGACGTGCGCAGGAAGCTCTTCTCCTTCACGATCGCCGTCCTCCACGCCGCCCGCTTCGATCCGAAGCGGGTCAACGAGATGCTCCGTGGGCTCTGAGGGGAAGCCGGCTTTCGCCGTGTGGCTGACGGGGCTTCCCGCCTCGGGGAAGTCCACCATCGCCCGGGAGCTCGTCGCCCTGCTCGCCGCGAGGGGCGTGCATGTCCGCGTCCTCGAATCCGACGCCGTGCGCCGGGAGATCACGCCGAAGGCCACATATGGGACGGCGGAGCGGGACATCTTCTACGCGGCGCTCGGATTCACGGCCCGAGTCCTGACGGAGCACGGCGTCCCCGTGATCGTCGACGCCACCGCGAACCTCCGGAGCTACCGGGACCGGGCCCGCACGGTTATCCCGCGGTTCCTCGAAGTGTACGTGCGCTGCCCGCTGGAGGTCTGCTGCATGCGCGACCCGAAGACGATCTACCGCCGCGGGACGGAAGGGACGGCGCCCAACGTCCCGGGGATCTCCGCGCCGTACGAGGAGCCGCTGAGCCCCGAGGTGACGGTGGACGGCGAACGGGACGCGCCGGGGACTTCCGCCGCGCGGATCCTGGGAGCGCTCGAGGAGAAGGGTTACATCTGATCAACTACAGGGAGTCGAGGGCTCCGGCGTAGGTCATATAGGTGAGGGAGTCGTAGAGGACGAAGCGCACGACCTCGGGCGCCGCCGGCTCCGACGCGAGGAAGGACGACACGGCGAGGAGGGCGACCGTAGCCGCCTCGCCCGTCGGGTAGCCGTAGATCCCGGTGCTGATCGACGGGAAGGCCACGGAGCGCAGCCCCAGCTTCGTGGCGATGCGGAGGGCGCTCCGGTAGCAGGACGCCAGCAGCTCGGACTCTCCGCGCGACCCGCCCTGCCAGACGGGGCCCACGGCGTGGATCACGTACCGCGCCGGAAGGCGGCCGCCGGAAGTGAAGACCGCATCCCCCGGAGGACATTCGCCGCGCACGTTGCGGATGTTCTGGCACTCCTCGAGGATCGACGGCCCCCCGGCGCGGTGGATCGCGCCGTCCACTCCGCCGCCGCCCAGCAGCGACGGGTTCGCGGCGTTGACGATCGCCTCGACGTTCTGCCGGACGATGTCGCCGAGGACCAGCTCGATGGTCTTGCCGCCTATGCGCTTCACCATGGCGCCCATTATACGCCCGAAGGAACGGAGGGGAAACCGATGAACCGGGCCGAGCGGGCGGTCGCCGCAGCGCTGCGCCGCGACCGCCCTTTGAGCCGCTTCCTTCGCCGGCTCACGCGATCCGTTTCCGATGCGGGAGGGGCGGCCTTCCTCGCCGGCGGGTTCCTCCGGGACATCGCCGACGGGAAGCCGGGGGCCGACGTCGACGTGATGGTCTCCGGCCTGTCCCATGGAGAGCTCGGCGAGGCGCTGGACGCCCTTTCCCGGATGCGGCTCGGGATCCGCAAGGTGGTTCCCGCCGGGAGGCATTTTCCCGTCTACCGCGTCGCGACCCGCTGGAGCGGGCGCTACGTCGACGTCGCGACGGCGCGCGGCGCGGTCGGATCGACGGTGCGGGTGCCCTTCGCCTCCGCGCTGGCCGACGCGTCGCGCAGGGACTTCACGATCAACAGCCTTCTGTACGTGCTTCTCCCGCGCGGGAACCGGCTCGCCGGCGAGCTGATCGACCCGTTCGACGGCATCGCCGACCTGACGGGATGGACGATCCGCTGCGTGGGGGCGCCCGGCGACCGCCTGCGGGAAGACCCGGTGCGGGCGCTGCGCGCGATCCGTATGAAGAACGAGCGGAAGGGTTACCGGATCGACCCGGGGACGTGGCGCGCCATCCGTTCGCTGGCCCCCTCCCTCCTCCCGGCCGTTTCCGCGGAGCGGCTCGCGGGCGAGCTCGTCCGCTCCCTGCAGGCGGACCCCGCCGGGACGCTCGACGATCTTTGCCGATCCGGCATCCTGCGCGCCCTGCTGCCGGAGCTTGCGCGGCGCCGGCTCGGGACCGCTCGCGCCCGCTGCCGGTTCGCCTCCCTGGCGCGGTCCGTCCGCGGGCCTGTCCCGCCGACGCTCCTTTTGGCGAACCTCCTGCTCGACCTGGACTTCGGGGAAGCCGAGGCGGCCGCGCGCCGCCTGCGGCTCCCGAACGTCCGCCGGGTCCTTTCCGCGGCGTCGGACCTGCGCGCCCTGAGGCGCACGGAAACGATGCGGCACCCGCTGGCGAGGACCGAGCAGATCCTTCGTCGGCAAGAGGATCCCGACGTGTTCATCGCCCTTTACCGCGCGGCGGCCGCATGCGACGGCGTCCGCGGAAAAGACCTGAAGCGATTCATTAGGCTTTGCTCAAAAACACCTTATTTTATTGACGGAAACGATTTGCAACGAATGGGATTTCCGGAGGGGCCGGAGAGGGAGGAAGCGTTGCAGGCGATCCGCGAGGCGGCGCTGGAGGGAAAGATCAGGGGGCGCGAAGAGGCGCTGGAGCATCCGTCGCTTCGACGGAGAAGGAACCGACCGAGCGGGGAAGATCGAACACGACGATCATGAACGGCAGCGTTTCCCGCGGAGGGATCGCCCGGTTCGAGTCCATGTCGCCGTTCCGGTTGCCGAGCCGCTCCTCGATCTCCTCCCGCGACATTCCTGGAAGCCGATCCTGCCCGATCATGTTCCCGGCGTACGACTCCTTTTCCGCGAGCACGTTGTTATCGATGTCTCTCAGCACCGCGCGAACGCGGATTCCCGCGCTCGTGACGCCGCCTGAGTTCGTGACGCGCCCGGAAACCACGAAATACTTCCCGCTCGGGGAAAGGTAACCCTTCTTTTCCCACATCGTGTAGGGTCCTACCGCCGGCCGCGACGAAACGGCCGCCGGGGCGGCGGGGGCGGGCAGCCGGGAGGAATGCGGTTCCCTCGGCAGAAGGAAACCGGCCCCGAGGGCGATCCCGAGGAACGCCGCGGCGCCGGCGAGGATCGGAACCCGGAGACCGCGCTTGCGGGCGGGAAATCCCTGTGGCGCGAAGACCGGCTCCAGCGGGATCAATGGCGGTTCTTCGGGAGGCGGTGGCGGCGCCGCGGGAGGCGGGTACAGCCGGCGGATATGCTCGTACACGCTGTCGACCGAATCGTCGCCGCGCTCCGGTTCCGGAAGGGGCTCCGGCAATGCCGCAAGCGCGGGCGCGGGCTCCGGCGCGGGCACCGGCTCCGGCGCGGTTTCCCCGATCCGGAACTCGATCGCGCCGCCGCATTTCCGGCACCGGATCCGCGCTCCCTTCGCGCCCTTGAGCAGCTCTTCATTCAGGCGGAAGTGGGCCCCGCAGGAGCCGCAGCCGACGATCCTGGTCATTCAACCATTATCACGCGGTTCAGCACCAGGCCGATCACTTTTTCCCGCGGGAGTCTGCGGATCGGCTGGGGTTACGCCTGGGAGCGGTCCCTTCTGCGGAGGCCGAACAGGCAGAGGCCCCCGGCGCCGAGGAGGAAGGCGGCGCCGGGAACGGGGGCCGTGACGGCATGGGCGGACACCAGTCTCAGCATCAGGCGGATCCCCCTGTCGAGCATGGAGGAGAGCCGGGTGAAGCCGTCATCGGCCGCGGCTCCGGGCGCAGGCGGAGGCGTGGCCAGGGCTCCGGAGGAAAAATTCACGTTGCAGGGGGCGATGAAGTACGCGTTGAGTTCGAGATAGCTCTCCCCGGGCGCGGCTTCCTTCGTATCGTGGATCCAGCGGGACACGCGGTCCCATTCGTTCCGGTCGGGGTAGGCCGCGGCGGGCATCGCGGTGATGAGGAGGACCGCCCCCGCGATCAGGAGTATGACCATCGCCCTGGTTCGAGGATTCATGCGGATCCTCCTTTCCCGAAAGTGTCGCCTCGAATCAATGCATGGCGCGTGCCCCCGGTTTTTCACACGCCATGTTCTGCATGGATATCGAAGGATTAACGACGCAGTCGTCAGCGATCCCTGTTAGCGGTAACCGCTGAAACTTCCGGATATATTGCATCGTCGTAATCCGGGAATACGGATTTGAACTGGAGGGAGGTCTATAATGATAGGCGGAACAGGCGGCACCCGGGAAAAGGAGGCGCCATGAACGCTGGCAACGGATGGTTCCGTTTCGCGGTGTTCTTCCTCGGGGCCGCGCTTCTTTGCGGCTGCGCGACGCCGCGCACGGCCGAGCGGCCGGGTCCGAAGGATCCGGTATCG
This window contains:
- a CDS encoding NAAT family transporter: MLPWTTYLKIFTALLAIVDPIGAVPIFIGMTDQQGRRERYRTASVAAVTTAAVLAGSCVFGDAVLRLFGITLASFRVGGGILLLLMAIAMFHAEYSRSRQTPEEAVEAEKRVGGMGVVPLAIPLLSGPGAISTMIIYTAQGEGPAHIAVMMGGSVLLAAIVWLSLLLAIPIGSRLGQTGINIVRRILSLLLAAIAVEFIAGGI
- a CDS encoding stage II sporulation protein M, giving the protein MSLRHFTERLIPDRTVRRCLTVLAALFAAALPAGYIVRIAELEALGKALGDLSGPYRDMAGGSLFLLVLANNVFASLLLLIFGLLAGVVPVLSVAFNGFLLGLVYRLLAGTMGHAQAAQRLLPPAIFEVPALLVTAAFGLWLGIGAVRRFRGREAPTLGEQMRHAVERYFAIVFPLLIAAACIETFLAIKGP
- the chrA gene encoding chromate efflux transporter, which encodes MSAPSDRVPALRLFLSFLVLGTTSFGGPAMIAHIKDLSLRRNRWLSEESFRDGVALCQSVPGATAMQMSAYVGLRAGGLRGAAASYIGFGTPAFLLMLTLSAFYTGSREMPVAVSLFRGLQVLVVAILAHATFVFGRDIAKRPWDLLFAPASAACFAAGVSPFLVVIGAGIVGIVAFRGSPAVSPSGAGGEAERVPRALFLFAALVLAGVAALRFLDGKLFSLAALMLRIDLFAFGGGFAALPLMFHEIVNVRGWMSGPTFMDGIALGQVTPGPIVITSTFVGYMVRGVPGAVAATAAIFTPSFIVLAAAVPFLERMKRSRHYAGATRGILGSFVGLLFYMTVRFAWAVPWDAVKALFAAAALVALFRKAGILYVVLAGALLSVLIFR
- the ybaK gene encoding Cys-tRNA(Pro) deacylase, whose product is MSREKMPVTAAIRVLRAAGVAYTEHPYAYEEKGGTAVCARELGVDEHAVIKTLVMEDDRKKPLVVLMHGDRQVSTQKLARAIGARSVAPCAPESANRHSGYMVGGTSPFGVRHPMPVYMEETILELEKIYINGGRKGFLVGMDPRDAARILSPVPVRVAV
- a CDS encoding NAD(P)-dependent oxidoreductase; translated protein: MATLKGKTLFITGASRGIGKEIALRAAEDGANIILAAKTDEPSPKLPGTIFTAAREIEEAGGKALPLKVDIRFEEQIAAAAAKGAEKFGGIDILVNNASAISLTGTRETPMKRFDLMFGVNVRGTFAASQALLPFLLRGVDPHILNLSPPPSLDPKWYRNHCAYTMSKMGMSLCVLGMAEEFREAGVAVNALWPKTAIATAALAMIPGLETRNCRTPRIVADAAHAILTRDCRSCTGNFFIDEELLAAEGVTDFSRYAVEPGQPLLPDFFLG
- a CDS encoding bacteriohemerythrin, coding for MYDWTEDLSVGVETIDSQHREIFRVFNTLLRGAEAASPSEAPWVLGFLEDYVVNHFGLEELYMRRYSYPGYLQHKNEHVSFIEKFYDLRDEFDATGSNPENADRLGRFLGAWLVNHIGRSDRALGEFIRRRDGKPE
- a CDS encoding heavy-metal-associated domain-containing protein; translation: MERLTLEIGGMTCRHCAAAVKKALEAVPGVGRADVTLDPPRAGVEYDPARATAEAMAKAVEAEGYRAAPAAGE
- a CDS encoding phosphotransferase — protein: MHRIRKESLERYLSERFGGEARVTAIVPLGEQPAGAAKEYGYGKPVKVEFTVGGAPRAAVLATTSPGPFGHEHMSDRAQMLLWDYGAYNSLPRHARALDVGTLDGDGKMRSVRGAEEFFLLVEHAEGTGYIHDVARLQGGAEFRELDRDRADALCDYLSEIHAVKGEDPGLYVRRIRELVGHGECIMGLADSYPPRHGFITPALLEEIERRCVAWRWRLKGLSHRLRQVHGDFHPFNILFRDGTDFTVLDRSRGEWGEPADDVTALTGNYLFASLQAHGRLAGPFESMFLRFWDRYVCRTGDEEVLEAAPPFFAFRCLVMASPVWYPSLDEDVRRKLFSFTIAVLHAARFDPKRVNEMLRGL
- a CDS encoding adenylyl-sulfate kinase; its protein translation is MGSEGKPAFAVWLTGLPASGKSTIARELVALLAARGVHVRVLESDAVRREITPKATYGTAERDIFYAALGFTARVLTEHGVPVIVDATANLRSYRDRARTVIPRFLEVYVRCPLEVCCMRDPKTIYRRGTEGTAPNVPGISAPYEEPLSPEVTVDGERDAPGTSAARILGALEEKGYI
- a CDS encoding O-acetyl-ADP-ribose deacetylase, with translation MVKRIGGKTIELVLGDIVRQNVEAIVNAANPSLLGGGGVDGAIHRAGGPSILEECQNIRNVRGECPPGDAVFTSGGRLPARYVIHAVGPVWQGGSRGESELLASCYRSALRIATKLGLRSVAFPSISTGIYGYPTGEAATVALLAVSSFLASEPAAPEVVRFVLYDSLTYMTYAGALDSL
- a CDS encoding DUF3426 domain-containing protein — protein: MTRIVGCGSCGAHFRLNEELLKGAKGARIRCRKCGGAIEFRIGETAPEPVPAPEPAPALAALPEPLPEPERGDDSVDSVYEHIRRLYPPPAAPPPPPEEPPLIPLEPVFAPQGFPARKRGLRVPILAGAAAFLGIALGAGFLLPREPHSSRLPAPAAPAAVSSRPAVGPYTMWEKKGYLSPSGKYFVVSGRVTNSGGVTSAGIRVRAVLRDIDNNVLAEKESYAGNMIGQDRLPGMSREEIEERLGNRNGDMDSNRAIPPRETLPFMIVVFDLPRSVGSFSVEATDAPAPLRAP